A portion of the Camelus ferus isolate YT-003-E chromosome 16, BCGSAC_Cfer_1.0, whole genome shotgun sequence genome contains these proteins:
- the LOC116656832 gene encoding cold-regulated protein 1-like, translating into MHLRFQCRRCLPDVLGTRARARPCANSPDQTAPPAPSRRAPWRTPLAAPSPAAAPGAAPRQTGALLAPRRLRLPRPSHRRRRRRRRRRRRQRRRQTVNS; encoded by the exons ATGCACCTTCGGTTCCAGTGTCGCCGCTGTCTCCCAGATGTGTTGGGGACCCGCGCGCGCGCTCGTCCTTGTGCCAATTCCCCAGACCAGACGGCCCCTCCCGCCCCGTCGCGGCGCGCCCCCTGGCGGACGCCCCTGGCCGCGCCGAGCCCCGCCGCCGCTCCCGGCGCAGCGCCCCGCCAGACTGGAGCGCTCCTGGCGCCCAGGCGGCTCCGGCTTCCTCGTCCCTCCcaccggcggcggcggcggcggcggcggcggcggcggcggcagcggcggcggcag ACCGTGAACTCCTAG
- the NXPH3 gene encoding neurexophilin-3: MQLTRCCFVFLVQGSLYLVICGQDDGPPGSEDPEHDDHESQPRPRMPRKRGHISPKSRPMANSTLLGLLAPPGEAWGVLGQPPSRPNHSPSPSAKVKKIFGWGDFYSNIKTVALNLLVTGKIVDHGNGTFSVHFQHNATGQGNISISLVPPGKAVEFHQEQQIFIEAKASKIFNCRMEWEKVERGRRISLCTHDPAKTCSRDHAQSSATWSCSQPFKVVCVYIAFYSTDYRLVQKVCPDYNYHSDTPYYPSG; the protein is encoded by the exons ATGCAACTGACTCGCTGCTGCTTCGTGTTCCTAGTGCAGGGCAGCCTCTATCTG GTCATCTGTGGCCAGGATGATGGCCCCCCTGGCTCGGAGGACCCTGAGCACGATGACCACGAGAGCCAGCCCCGGCCCCGGATGCCTCGGAAGCGGGGCCACATCTCACCTAAGTCCCGCCCCATGGCCAACTCTACTCTCCTAGGGCTGCTGGCTCCACCTGGCGAGGCATGGGGGGTCCTTGGACAGCCCCCCAGTCGCCCGAACCACAGCCCCTCACCTTCAGCCAAGGTGAAGAAAATCTTTGGCTGGGGTGACTTCTACTCCAACATCAAGACGGTTGCCCTGAACCTGCTCGTCACAGGGAAGATCGTGGACCACGGCAACGGGACCTTCAGCGTCCACTTCCAACACAATGCCACGGGCCAGGGCAACATCTCCATCAGCCTCGTGCCCCCCGGTAAAGCTGTAGAGTTCCACCAGGAGCAGCAGATCTTCATTGAAGCCAAGGCCTCCAAAATCTTCAACTGCCGAATGGAGTGGGAGAAGGTGGAACGGGGCCGCCGGATCTCACTCTGCACCCACGACCCCGCCAAGACCTGCTCCCGAGACCACGCTCAGAGCTCAGCCACCTGGAGCTGCTCCCAGCCCTTCAAAGTCGTCTGCGTCTACATCGCCTTCTACAGTACAGACTATAGGCTGGTCCAGAAGGTGTGCCCGGATTACAACTACCACAGTGATACTCCCTACTACCCCTCTGGGTGA